One window of the Cryptomeria japonica chromosome 7, Sugi_1.0, whole genome shotgun sequence genome contains the following:
- the LOC131044775 gene encoding disease resistance protein Roq1-like isoform X1 — protein sequence MNLSKILRTGAVWKAGKISLTLLAFSAWVEWERQLLPKSCSIESVQNTLEEAFCLMCEKKVRGELRRLQSQLVKDLLHREKSFGSIEEGRSYLNDHLPRSPLNFLVVVDDIDHVEQLDALLIMDILNKLGNSLVIVTTRDVGVVISAGITVGYPLKGMDRNNGRQLFCWHAFDHPLPRAGYEALVEQFVDVCGGLPLSLLVLGRLVHGRDHRFWKSNLNKARETLPRDAKQRLRISFNALEDEEKQVFMDIACFFLGKPKCMAERICEISGWDAQNALQTLKDKCLLEEEEKPWYVNGKGKIVLRMHDHLRDLGREMALEFSPPHRLWRPQDLESLVCLLPLQICR from the coding sequence ATGAACTTGTCCAAGATTTTGAGAACCGGTGCTGTCTGGAAGGCAGGAAAGATAAGCCTAACGTTGTTGGCATTTTCGGCATGGGTGGAGTGGGAAAGACAACTCTTGCCAAAGAGTTGTTCAATAGAAAGCGTTCAGAATACTCTGGAGGAAGCTTTCTGTTTGATGTGCGAGAAGAAAGTCAGAGGTGAACTACGTCGTTTGCAAAGTCAGCTTGTCAAGGATCTTCTCCACAGAGAAAAAAGTTTTGGAAGTATAGAGGAAGGAAGAAGCTATCTCAATGATCATCTACCAAGAAGCCCTTTAAACTTCCTAGTAGTTGTAGATGACATAGATCACGTGGAGCAGTTAGATGCTCTATTGATCATGGATATCCTAAATAAATTAGGTAATAGTCTTGTTATTGTCACAACCCGTGACGTTGGAGTGGTGATATCTGCAGGGATTACCGTTGGTTATCCTTTAAAAGGAATGGACAGAAACAACGGGAGGCAACTCTTCTGCTGGCATGCGTTTGACCATCCCCTTCCAAGAGCTGGGTACGAGGCGTTGGTTGAGCAATTCGTAGACGTGTGTGGAGGGTTACCTCTTTCTCTTCTGGTTCTGGGCCGGCTCGTTCATGGTAGAGATCACAGGTTTTGGAAGTCGAATTTGAATAAAGCTAGAGAGACGCTGCCACGAGATGCAAAACAAAGATTGAGAATAAGTTTTAACGCATTAGAGGATGAGGAGAAACAAGTTTTCATGGATATTGCTTGTTTCTTTTTGGGCAAACCGAAGTGTATGGCTGAAAGAATATGCGAGATATCAGGATGGGATGCTCAAAATGCACTGCAAACACTAAAAGATAAATgtcttttagaagaagaagaaaaaccttGGTATGTGAATGGCAAAGGGAAAATTGTATTGAGAATGCATGACCACTTGAGGGACTTGGGAAGAGAAATGGCACTGGAGTTCAGTCCTCCTCACCGCCTGTGGCGCCCTCAAGATCTGGAATCTTTGGTATGCTTGTTACCCCTTCAGATTTGTCGTTAG
- the LOC131044775 gene encoding toll/interleukin-1 receptor-like protein isoform X2, producing the protein MASSSSSHQQNRESNAFSGIEPACQRRKVSESSSVFDVFINHRGPDVKQTLAMKLYKRLEGLGIGAFLDSEKMELGKLFTSTIKTAINSAKVHIAIFSEGYAESPWCLAELVLMLETEAEIIPVFYKVKPCALRYIEKGVYADAFSRYKEKGRYLEKLNEWKKALNHVSFMAGVEFDSDCKFEIIVEAVEREVQRKRCLYVAKYPVGLKNLVEGFERRCLDELVQDFENRCCLEGRKDKPNVVGIFGMGGVGKTTLAKELFNRKRSEYSGGSFLFDVREESQR; encoded by the exons ATGGCGTCTTCTTCATCATCTCACCAGCAAAATCGAGAATCAAATGCTTTCTCTGGAATTGAACCTGCTTGTCAAAGAAGGAAGGTTTCTGAATCTTCGAGTGTGTTTGATGTATTCATCAATCACAGAGGTCCCGATGTCAAACAAACTTTGGCAATGAAGCTTTACAAACGTCTTGAAGGATTGGGAATAGGTGCGTTTCTTGATTCTGAAAAGATGGAACTTGGAAAATTGTTTACCTCTACTATTAAGACAGCCATCAACTCTGCTAAGGTACATATAGCCATCTTTTCCGAAGGATATGCAGAGTCCCCTTGGTGCCTGGCTGAGCTGGTTCTAATGTTAGAAACTGAGGCCGAAATCATTCCTGTGTTTTATAAAGTGAAGCCATGTGCACTCCGCTACATTGAGAAGGGCGTATACGCTGATGCATTCAGTAGATATAAAGAGAAGGGGAGGTACCTGGAGAAGCTTAACGAGTGGAAGAAAGCCCTTAACCATGTTTCATTTATGGCTGGAGTTGAATTCGACAG TGACTGCAAATTCGAAATCATAGTAGAAGCAGTAGAAAGGGAAGTACAAAGGAAACGATGTTTATATGTTGCAAAATATCCAGTAGGGCTTAAAAATCTTGTGGAAGGTTTTGAAAGGCGATGCCTTGATGAACTTGTCCAAGATTTTGAGAACCGGTGCTGTCTGGAAGGCAGGAAAGATAAGCCTAACGTTGTTGGCATTTTCGGCATGGGTGGAGTGGGAAAGACAACTCTTGCCAAAGAGTTGTTCAATAGAAAGCGTTCAGAATACTCTGGAGGAAGCTTTCTGTTTGATGTGCGAGAAGAAAGTCAGAGGTGA